In the genome of Pelodiscus sinensis isolate JC-2024 chromosome 15, ASM4963464v1, whole genome shotgun sequence, one region contains:
- the PRR14L gene encoding protein PRR14L isoform X1 encodes MLSSGVESQEKSHPHPLDSSMSAVVQELYNGLPVSISTEITPGSDANVRLDAKPEASTLVLAHNSSLLSECHRICGVENCPKETDNLDNGGKLISQEVVGSLSEESMESRNLAENEEAKTGILGKQDICANRSQKEERGSVKKTQDVQQELVGYCSLASEEKRWLRQEDPQINQSGKEVSRICCTEMAEPLKSKDTLPKRPRRAVACFAWYQGRGLQSYKSQKVVGRRNYSGVKSEENQTNVQVTPEILPKPTEEIQGMKAVGTRIFSKAGHGNYRVSKGLPTETNECPDIDIITASGEVSETSTLFSIEPLTVVETGSTKEYPHEEKEYKGLTTCTTISLTTRDCTISYSETGEIGLFRSSHVNGSNITPASYQTYEQDEENNPHNYSAFHISQSSEVDIPLSKESSEALRAPLKSLCGLDSENMPLEENTEFCEIQEAYLANERERPSCNGGSQRTEFLKNWISRPVMEEQLSPVQSGEIATDKAEQLEMDSCTDHSPSCGYGKVAEIRRETATKNSCDMNNGHDVHSESSDLPIPSSVASSAEFPPGDLISSEINFKKDGNQWQIGINDVCWGGVVKRCTKENNTLLVNTKNLVSIKTGDLHTCSSNGYNKYANSLPTVHDSLDYGTKLDDVFLEAPLVEKEVSSSSVIEDLDNSSEKTPEAISVNVNLPTYKETNFTCTSSEALGHDAKESRVPLGLPSEPYYGNADAVSNRDLCLDRLPKNMPLLASAKLEAQSVGLQLKNEELSLANHSFNITYVTSKGSQKSMNSVLRRTKKIVTNMENEKSDTCIHNDQYMEYHCSAVKDCFILSDGTSLDNAMLNKDSFKAQIELKTEKATCLETQQLLVPNDEKAVSLPEENIHLACESVPRADDWNCNCVFKKMPNYTSAAERLLHSAGILDDLIMDSLEVKSSNTNIEVESLKRYDDACENTKERLDSDNIEKITVTGKGQEQINSCALQKDEKDKIEILDSVNAYKDSHHDEASEQSVSTDVNKSKDQDGHQIYNTTVVLGERELKMYKTTALPCEYHLSEDTVSKSDADSSIPSHKTCSKQSFDLELSCFQHSEQLNDTVCQVENQNLACQIELIGPVSHKQNETRVSNEVLEFQHCDLDNSKHISNTGVQTITSSVEQPVRAICSKENELLTLKDEKRTRLIHEFLEEKIFQGPYQKIMVDTDLSEYTVISDSSEAKKVELKESNNVGAGSREDHGIFKDSTVNADHSEYTDSVSSAKEDQKEYTILVENSKLSPLVNIGSLVMDPENKIKTIVDSFSVFLSASKSLSCVPEETAIIPGIRRETCLLLDSAVNHRIVEIKKTCPQSGFVTFTVADGPESKNPVQSEEFCVNQELSSAKDVISETPLALSSEICLPQRDELLATSWNVQIADQDSSSTNALCNDYSATDPLVQTLERRTDSSDSSSEAREKAISSLNEVKLEVYTASHARSSESSVSAGDSESVVKEMDVTSSDNSDCVADHSELVSVKLLSETVDSYLESKDLINSETSDIHQTTDSRKPSKNDTEASLKCLDFSEVCQSYELSSHSKDNSNEVRDSMKTPHDSVSAENEVPDAERLAFTYFVQALKQQMCEETEVCPARNFLLHVGHMQQIQESKDQESAKIPFQGSVVYDTESLEASDELVVSSVVTKTESPRKQFFAAISSISDDKQIYSTLQEVKRPKISKNDDSEHMKTMTSEVESLSVHLGSRIELSADNTPLVPFPLSLPQAKSFAKDDEIHGAFRNTCKSKRLFPVKQQTKRKCVKTPTWDELKTVRENKKVKSSAFKRNSPDAVPMQEHNLLSPIYFARTRSAKKVEIARRLNLMSKKKANKCSLLNRLKLSKCTKEPTLLSRLSTMASNLLALPKSSHKLKTLQCSSELPMIERSRQTRSKRLLEVFSCINMKIKSQQGDGLCTKMFSFQPLALYPVVSSKMYILDLSSNIPSVFNTPISPISFHINLDFDSLINLTGITSQHCVPDRPALGEALVHPCQPSKWTFSFLLPQSCSDITAFREDTKLSNELHSSGLSLTTTEAVTSSDNCRRNPIAKRAGCSMLGLHTVLALSSPQCYRIWTRRRNVTSRIPTVQRLFISQITQGLTGLRSPNSVSDDLFSSLPNSLGKVLALWIQHGPSACPSEFTPLHSNHCKWQPSLGIESSYVVLPHMTVLGPKAARTTGVDIRLEHSLSDWLPKSCMFPELAISPLRLSVPEFQVHPFDALDASLSLCPTSQRDTELKKAEPEKKPKRVSQIRIRKTVPKPDPNLTPMGLPRRKRLKKKEFSLEEIYTNKNYKSPPMTRCLETIFEEPKEKNGSLISISQQKRKRILEFQDFTIPRKRKTRSRVKVAGSFTRAKKAAVQGREIDALLVQKLMDLDAFFAEEDEKEQSSGS; translated from the exons GAGGACCCTCAGATAAACCAGAGTGGGAAAGAAGTTTCAAGAATTTGCTGCACTGAAATGGCAGAGCCTCTGAAGAGTAAAG acACACTCCCAAAGAGACCAAGGAGGGCTGTTGCATGTTTTGCATGGTACCAAGGCAGGGGCCTTCAATCTTATAAATCTCAGAAGGTGGTTGGGAGAAGGAATTATAGTGGTGTTAAATCAG AAGAAAACCAAACAAATGTACAGGTGACACCTGAAATTCtgccaaagcccactgaagaaaTACAAGGTATGAAGGCTGTTGGGACTAGGATATTTAGTAAAGCAGGACACGGGAATTACAGAGTGAGTAAAGGTCTTCCAACTGAGACAAATGAATGCCCAGATATAGACATTATCACGGCCAGTGGTGAGGTTTCAGAAACCAGTACTTTATTTTCCATAGAGCCTTTAACAGTTGTGGAGACTGGCTCAACAAAAGAATATCCTCACGAAGAAAAAGAATATAAAGGATTAACAACCTGTACTACTATATCATTGACCACAAGGGATTGTACAATCTCTTATTCGGAGACTGGAGAAATAGGCTTGTTTAGATCAAGCCATGTTAATGGAAGTAATATAACACCTGCCAGTTACCAGACTTATGAGCAAGATGAAGAAAACAACCCTCATAACTACAGTGCTTTTCATATATCTCAAAGTAGTGAAGTTGATAtacctctctcaaaagaaagttCTGAAGCTTTAAGGGCTCCACTGAAGAGTTTGTGTGGTCTGGATTCTGAAAATATGCCACTAGAAGAGAACACTGAGTTCTGTGAAATACAGGAAGCATATCTTgctaatgaaagagagagaccaAGTTGTAATGGTGGTAGTCAAAGAACTGAATTTCTGAAGAACTGGATCTCCAGACCTGTGATGGAAGAACAGCTCTCTCCAGTCCAGAGTGGAGAAATAGCCACTGATAAGGCTGAACAATTGGAAATGGATAGTTGCACTGACCATTCACCCAGTTGTGGTTATGGGAAAGTTGCTGAAATCAGGAGAGAAACTGCAACGAAGAACAGTTGTGACATGAATAATGGGCATGACGTTCATTCAGAGAGCTCTGATTTGCCAATTCCTAGTTCTGTTGCTTCATCAGCAGAATTTCCACCAGGAGACTTAATCTCTTCagaaattaactttaaaaaggaTGGGAACCAGTGGCAAATAGGTATTAATGATGTATGTTGGGGTGGTGTAGTAAAACGATGTACAAAGGAAAATAACACTTTATTGGTGAATACAAAAAACCTTGTCAGTATTAAGACTGGAGACTTGCATACATGTTCTAGTAATGGCTACAATAAATATGCAAACTCTCTTCCCACTGTTCATGACTCTCTGGACTATGGCACCAAGTTGGATGATGTTTTTCTTGAAGCACCACTGGTTGAAAAAGAAGTTAGCAGCAGTTCAGTGATAGAAGATCTGGATAatagttctgaaaaaactccagAAGCAATTAGTGTTAATGTCAACCTGCCTACGTACAAAGAAACAAACTTTACTTGCACATCAAGTGAAGCTCTTGGTCATGATGCAAAAGAATCAAGAGTACCTCTGGGGCTTCCAAGTGAACCTTATTATGGTAATGCCGATGCAGTTTCAAACAGAGATTTGTGCCTGGACAGGCTACCTAAAAACATGCCCCTCCTTGCTTCTGCAAAGCTGGAAGCACAATCTGTGGGCCTTCAGCTTAAGAATGAAGAATTGTCTTTAGCAAATCATAGTTTCAATATTACTTATGTAACAAGTAAAGGTTCCCAGAAAAGTATGAACTCTGTACTGAGGCGTACAAAGAAGATTGTCACCaatatggaaaatgaaaaaagtgaCACGTGTATTCATAATGACCAGTATATGGAATACCACTGTTCAGCTGTTAAGGACTGTTTCATCTTATCTGATGGTACCAGCTTGGATAATGCTATGCTGAACAAGGATTCTTTTAAAGCTCAGATTGAGTTGAAGACTGAAAAAGCTACTTGCTTGGAAACACAACAGTTACTTGTACCTAATGATGAAAAAGCAGTCAGCCTTCCTGAGGAGAACATTCATTTAGCATGTGAATCTGTTCCTCGTGCAGATGATTGGAATTGCAATTGTGTGTTTAAGAAGATGCCAAATTATACTTCCGCAGCAGAAAGGTTGTTGCATTCAGCTGGCATTCTTGATGATCTAATAATGGACTCATTGGAAGTGAAGAGTTCAAATACAAATATTGAGGTAGAAAGCTTGAAACGCTATGATGATGCTTGTGAAAATACAAAGGAAAGGCTAGATTCTGACAACATAGAAAAAATTACTGTTACGGGTAAGGGACAAGAACAGATTAACTCTTGTGCATTACAGAAAGATGAAAAGGATAAAATAGAAATTCTGGATAGTGTAAACGCTTACAAAGACAGTCACCATGATGAGGCCAGTGAGCAGTCAGTCAGCACAGATGTGAACAAAAGCAAGGATCAAGATGGACACCAAATATACAACACAACAGTGGTCCTGGGAGAGAGAGAACTAAAGATGTACAAGACGACTGCATTACCTTGTGAATACCATCTCTCTGAAGACACTGTTTCAAAGAGTGATGCAGACTCCAGTATTCCAAGTCACAAAACATGTTCTAAGCAATCCTTTGATTTAGAATTGTCATGTTTTCAACATTCAGAGCAACTAAATGATACTGTTTGTCAGGTTGAAAATCAAAATCTTGCGTGTCAAATTGAGCTTATTGGACCAGTTTCTCACAAGCAAAATGAAACCCGGGTATCAAATGAAGTTCTAGAGTTCCAACACTGTGACTTGGACAACTCAAAGCACATATCAAACACTGGTGTGCAAACTATAACAAGTTCAGTGGAACAACCTGTGAGAGCAATCTGCTCCAAGGAAAATGAATTGTTAACTCTAAAAGATGAAAAGAGAACTCGATTGATTCATGAGTTTTTAGAAGAAAAGATTTTTCAAGGACCTTACCAAAAAATTATGGTAGATACAGACTTATCAGAATATACAGTCATCAGTGATTCATCAGAAGCAAAGAAAGTAGAATTAAAAGAATCCAATAATGTAGGTGCCGGTTCCAGGGAAGATCATGGAATTTTTAAAGACAGTACAGTAAATGCAGACCATTCAGAATACACAGACTCTGTCAGTAGTGCAAAGGAGGATCAAAAAGAATATACAATACTGGTAGAAAATTCCAAACTTTCTCCATTAGTGAACATTGGTAGCTTGGTTATGGATccagaaaataaaattaagaccATTGTTGATtccttttctgtctttctttcagCCTCCAAGAGTCTTTCATGTGTGCCAGAAGAAACAGCTATCATTCCAGGAATCAGAAGAGAAACCTGCTTACTGTTGGATTCTGCAgtaaatcatagaattgtagaaatAAAGAAAACTTGTCCTCAGTCAGGATTTGTGACTTTTACAGTTGCTGATGGTCCAGAGAGCAAGAACCCAGTGCAGTCAGAAGAATTCTGTGTGAACCAAGAGCTTTCCAGTGCTAAAGATGTAATTTCTGAAACCCCTTTAGCTCTGAGCTCAGAAATCTGCCTACCACAAAGAGATGAACTGCTTGCAACATCTTGGAATGTACAAATAGCTGACCAGGATTCATCTTCAACGAATGCCCTCTGTAATGACTACTCTGCTACAGACCCTCTTGTGCAGACACTTGAGAGAAGAACTGATAGCAGTGACAGCTCATCTGAAGCGAGAGAGAAAGCAATTAGCTCCCTAAATGAAGTTAAATTAGAAGTGTATACGGCAAGTCATGCTCGCAGCAGTGAGAGTTCTGTAAGTGCAGGGGATAGCGAGTCAGTTGTAAAAGAGATGGATGTAACTTCATCTGATAATAGTGATTGTGTCGCCGATCACTCAGAATTAGTAAGTGTTAAGTTGCTTTCAGAAACTGTAGACAGTTATCTGGAGTCTAAAGACTTAATTAACAGTGAGACATCAGACATCCATCAGACAACAGATAGCAGGAAGCCATCAAAAAATGACACAGAAGCATCTTTAAAATGTCTCGATTTCAGTGAAGTGTGTCAGTCTTATGAATTAAGTTCACACAGCAAAGACAACAGCAATGAAGTTAGAGACTCAATGAAGACTCCACATGACTCAGTCAGTGCAGAAAATGAGGTGCCTGATGCAGAAAGACTGGCGTTCACCTACTTTGTCCAAGCTCTTAAGCAACAGATGTGTGAAGAAACTGAAGTATGTCCAGCTCGAAACTTTCTACTCCATGTGGGACACATGCAGCAAATACAGGAGTCAAAAGACCAAGAGTCAGCAAAAATCCCATTTCAGGGCAGTGTGGTGTATGATACTGAGTCTTTAGAAGCTTCAGATGAATTGGTGGTATCTTCAGTAGTCACGAAGACTGAAAGTCCTAGAAAGCAGTTCTTTGCTGCCATAAGCAGTATTAGTGATGATAAACAAATATATAGCACTTTACAAGAAGTCAAAAGGCCAAAGATTTCTAAGAATGATGATTCAGAGCATATGAAGACTATGACCTCAGAAGTGGAAAGCCTGAGTGTTCATTTAGGGTCTCGCATTGAATTGTCAGCAGATAATACCCCTCTTGTTCCTTTTCCTCTCTCACTACCACAAGCTAAAAGCTTTGCTAAGGATGATGAAATCCATGGTGCCTTTAGAAACACATGCAAATCAAAAAGACTTTTCCCAGTAAAGCAGCAGACAAAAAGGAAGTGCGTAAAAACTCCCACATGGGATGAACTTAAAACTGTGAGAGAGAATAAAAAAGTTAAAAGCTCAGCTTTTAAAAGGAATTCCCCTGATGCTGTTCCTATGCAAGAACACAACCTTCTCAGCCCTATATATTTTGCACGTACACGATCAGCAAAGAAAGTAGAAATAGCCAGGAGATTGAACCTCATGTCAAAGAAGAAAGCCAATAAGTGCAGTTTGTTGAACCGTTTGAAACTTAGTAAATGTACCAAAGAACCAACACTACTAAGCAGACTGTCTACAATGGCCAGTAATTTACTGGCCTTACCCAAAAGCAGCCACAAGTTAAAGACTCTGCAATGTTCCTCTGAACTACCAATGATTGAAAGGTCCAGACAAACTAGATCTAAAAGACTACTAGAAGTTTTTTCATGCATTAACATGAAGATAAAATCTCAGCAGGGTGATGGCTTGTGCACCAAAATGTTCAGCTTTCAGCCATTGGCACTTTATCCTGTAGTCTCTTCCAAAATGTACATTTTAGACTTAAGTAGCAACATTCCATCAGTCTTCAATACTCCCATTTCCCCAATTTCTTTTCACATAAATTTGGACTTTGATTCTTTGATAAACCTCACAGGGATTACATCCCAACATTGTGTACCTGATAGACCAGCTTTAGGAGAGGCACTAGTACATCCGTGTCAGCCTTCAAAATGGACTTTCTCTTTCCTCCTGCCCCAAAGCTGCTCAGATATAACAGCTTTCAGGGAAGACACCAAACTCAGTAATGAGCTGCACTCTTCTGGTCTGTCTCTAACCACCACAGAGGCTGTAACCTCTAGTGATAATTGTAGGAGAAATCCCATAGCTAAAAGAGCAGGGTGCTCCATGCTTGGCCTTCACACAGTGCTAGCACTTTCTTCCCCTCAATGTTACAGGATCTGGACAAGAAGAAGAAATGTAACCAGTCGAATTCCTACTGTCCAGAGACTTTTTATATCGCAAATCACACAGGGCTTGACAGGGTTAAGGTCTCCAAATTCCGTATCAGATGACCTCTTCTCTTCATTGCCCAACTCACTGGGCAAGGTACTTGCCTTATGGATCCAGCATGGCCCTTCTGCCTGTCCCTCCGAATTCACTCCTCTCCATTCCAATCACTGCAAGTGGCAGCCAAGTCTGGGCATCGAGAGCAG TTATGTTGTGTTACCACACATGACTGTCCTGGGACCCAAAGCTGCAAGGACCACGGGTGTGGACATAAG GCTGGAACATTCGCTCTCTGATTGGCTACCAAAATCTTGCATGTTTCCAGAATTGGCAATATCTCCACTCAGGCTTTCAGTACCTGAATTTCAGGTCCATCCCTTTGATGCCCTCGATGCTTCTCTCTCACTATGTCCCACATCCCAGAGGGACACTGAACTGAAAAAA GCAGAGCCAGAAAAGAAGCCAAAGAGAGTTTCTCAGATCCGCATCCGAAAGACTGTTCCCAAGCCAGATCCTAACCTTACCCCCATGGGACTCCCCAGACGAAAAAG GCTGAAGAAGAAAGAATTTAGTTTAGAAGAAATTTACACAAACAAGAACTACAAGTCCCCTCCAATGACCAG ATGTCTGGAAACCATCTTTGAGGAGCCCAAGGAGAAAAATGGATCTTTGATCTCTATCAGCCAGCAGAAGAGGAAGCGGATTCTGGAGTTTCAGGACTTCACTATTCCCCGGAAGAGGAAGACACGAAGCAGAGTCAAAGTGGCGGGTAGTTTCACACGAGCCAAAAAGGCTGCAGTGCAGGGCAGAGAGATAGATGCCCTCCTTGTTCAGAAACTAATGGATCTTGATGCCTTCTTTGCAGAGGAGGATGAAAAGGAGCAATCATCTGGAAGCTGA